GAATGCATTTCTGTAGGATTAAGTAACAAAAACTAAAAAGGGTGCTCCCTCAGCAAGGGAGCACCCTTTTTTATTGGCCTATACAGCCCTACATATTCCGCCGGTACTGCCCGCCGACCTCAAACAGCGCATTGGTAATCTGCCCGAGCGAGCAGTATTTCACCGTTTCCATCAGCTCGGCGAAGAGGTTGCCGTTGGCCACTGCTACTTGCTGCAGCTGCTTGAGCCGCGCTGGGGCCTGGTCGGCGTTGCGCTGGTGCAGCAGGGTGAGCATGTCGATTTGGTACTGCTTTTCCTCCTCCGTGGCGCGGATGACTTCGGCCGGCACCACCGTGGGCGAGCCCTTCGACGAGAGGAAGGTATTCACCCCGATGATGGGGTACTCGCCGGTGTGCTTCAGCATCTCGTAGTGCATGCTTTCCTCCTGGATTTTGCCGCGCTGGTACATGGTTTCCATGGCCCCGAGCACGCCGCCGCGCTCCGTGATGCGGTCAAATTCTAGCAGCACCGCTTCTTCCACCAGGTCGGTCAGCTCCTCGATGATGAAGGAGCCTTGCAGCGGGTTCTCGTTTTTGGCCAGCCCCAGCTCGCGGTTGATGATGAGCTGAATGGCCATGGCCCGGCGCACCGATTCCTCGGTGGGCGTGGTGATGGCCTCGTCGTATGCGTTGGTGTGCAGGGAGTTGCAGTTGTCGTAGATGGCGTAGAGCGCCTGCAGCGTGGTACGGATGTCGTTGAAGTCGATTTCCTGGGCGTGCAGGCTGCGGCCCGAGGTCTGGATGTGGTACTTCAGCATCTGGCTGCGGGCGTCGGCGCCGTACTTCAGCTTCATGGCCTTGGCCCAGATGCGGCGCGCCACCCGCCCAATCACGGCGTACTCCGGGTCGATGCCGTTGGAGAAGAAGAAGCTCAGGTTGGGTGCGAAGTCGTTCACGCTCATGCCGCGGCTCACGTAATACTCCACAAACGTGAAGCCGTTGCTTAGCGTGAGGGCCAGCTGAGTAATCGGGTTAGCGCCAGCCTCGGCAATGTGGTAGCCGGAGATGGACACGGAGTAGAAATTCCGCACCTTCTGCTGGATGAAGTATTCTTGCACGTCGCCCATCAGGCGCAGGGCAAATTCGGTGCTGAAAATGCAGGTGTTCTGGGCCTGGTCTTCCTTCAGAATGTCAGCCTGCACGGTGCCGCGCACCTGCGTCAGCGTCTTGGCCTTGATGGTCGCGTACACGTCGGCTGGCAGCACCTGGTCGCCGGTCACGCCGAGCAGCATCAGGCCGAGGCCGTCGTTGCCGTCGGGCAAGTCGCCCTGGTAGCGGGGGCGAGTGAGGTTTTTCTCCGCGTAAATCCGGTCGATTTTAGCGTTGACTTCCGCCTCCAGGCCGTTTTCCTTGATGTACAGCTCGCACTGCTGGTCGATGGCAGCATTCATGAAAAACGCAGCCAGCTGGGCGGCCGGACCGTTAATGGTCATCGATACCGACGTGCTGGGGTTGGCCAGGTTGAAGCCTGAGTAGAGCTTCTTGGCATCATCTAGGCAGGCAATGCTCACGCCGGCGTTGCCGATTTTGCCGTAGATGTCGGGCCGCAAATCGGGGTCTTCGCCGTAGAGCGTAACCGAGTCGAAGGCCGTGCTCAGGCGCTTGGCGGGCAGGCCCATGCTCACGTAGTGGAAGCGGCGGTTGGTGCGCTCCGGTCCGCCCTCGCCGGCAAACATGCGGGTGGGGTCTTCGCCCTCGCGCTTGAAGGGGAACACGCCGGCCGTGTAGGGGAATTCGCCGGGGAAGTTTTCCTGCATGGCCCAACGCAGCCGGTCGCCCCAGCCGGTGTAGCGCGGCGTGGCCACCTTCGGAATCATGTTGCCCGACAGCGACTTGGTGTGCGTCTGCACCCGGATTTCCTTGCCGCGCACCGAGTACACGTACTCGGGGTTGCGGTAGTTCTGCAGGATGTTTTCCCAGTTTTCCAGAATGGCCTGGCTGTCGGCGTCGAGGCGGCGGAGCTGGGTTTGCTTGTTCTTGCTGAACTCCTCCACCGTGCTGTCGCCGTCTTTTTTCTCGGCGCGGTAGTGCTCCTCCAGCTTGGCAAAGGCACCGGCTACTTCCGCAATCTGGGCCTGCTCGCGAACGCGCTGGTCGTAGGCACGGTTGGTTTCGGCAATCTCCGAGAGGTAGCGGGTGCGGTGCGGCGGGATGATGTAAATCTTCTCCGAGTCCGACGTGCTGGTTTCGAGGCTGGAGGAGAAGGTGGCGCCGGTTTTGGTTTCCAGCATCTTCAGCACGGCCCGATAGAGGCGGTTCATGCCCGGGTCGTTGAACTGCGAAGCGATGGTACCGAATACAGGCATCTCGTCAGTGGGCGTGTCCCACAGGCCGTGGTTGCGCTGGTACTGTTTGCGCACGTCACGCAGGGCGTCGAGGGCGCCGCGCTTGTCGAATTTGTTCAGGGCAATGACGTCGGCGAAATCGAGCATGTCAATTTTCTCCAGTTGCGTGGCCGCGCCGTATTCGGGCGTCATCACATACAGGCTGGCGTCGGAGTGCTCGATGATTTCGGTGTCGGACTGGCCGATGCCGGAGGTTTCGAGGATGATGAGGTCGTAGTTGGCGGCACGCACCACGTCCACCGCATCCTGCACGTAGCGGCTCAGCGCCAGGTTGCTCTGGCGCGTGGCCAGGCTGCGCATATACACCCGCGGCGAGTTGATGGAATTCATCCGAATCCGGTCGCCGAGCAGGGCGCCGCCCGTCTTGCGCTTGCTGGGGTCGACGGAAATAATGGCAATGGTCTTGTCCGGGAAGTCCATCAAAAAGCGCCGCACCAGCTCATCCACCAGCGACGACTTGCCCGCGCCGCCCGTGCCCGTGATGCCGAGGATGGGAGCGGAGTGCTTCGCGCTGAGGTTCTGATTCTGGTCGGCCTCGCTCTGCTGAAACTCCTGCACCAGCTGGTCTTTCACCCGCTCAAACTCCTCGGGGAAGTTCTCCGCCGCTGAAATCAGGCGGCCGATGCTGCGGGCGTCTTTCTCTTTCACGTGGCCGGCCTCGCCGTTCAAGTTCTGGCCCGTGGGGAAGTCGGCCTGCTCCAGCAGGTTGTTAATCATGCCCTGCAAGCCCATGGCGCGGCCATCGTCAGGCGAGTAGATGCGGGTGATGCCGTAGCCCTGCAGCTCGGCAATTTCGGTGGGCAGAATCACGCCGCCGCCGCCGCCGAAAATTTTGATGTGGCCCGCGCCGCGCTCCTTCAGCAGGTCGTGCATGTACTTGAAGTACTCGTTGTGGCCGCCCTGGTAGCTGGTGATGGCAATGGCCTGGGCATCTTCCTGAATGGCGCAATCCACAATTTCCTGTACCGAGCGGTTGTGGCCGAGGTGAATCACCTCGGCGCCGCTGCTCTGGATGATGCGGCGCATGATGTTGATGGCCGCGTCGTGGCCGTCGAACAGCGCGGCAGCAGTTACAATACGAACGTGATTTTTGGGCTTGTAGGGCGCAACGGGAGCTTGCATGAGCGGGGAGTAGCGAGTGGGAATTTGACGGGGTGAAGGTACGAAAGAAGCCCCGGCGCGGTGGCACCGGGGCTTTTTGAAACGAAAGGATAGGAATGTTTGGGAGCCTAAGCGGTTGCTTTTTCTTTGACTTTGGGCTTTGCGTTGGGAATCAGGTTATGCGGGTTCAGCACAAACTTCTTGGCTACCCCGCTATCAAACTCAGCGTAGCCCTCGGGGGCTTGGTCGAGCGTAATTACTTCCACATTCACCGCTTTCGCTATCTGCACTTTGCCGTACAAAATGGCCTGCATGAGCTGGCGGTTGTAGCTCAAAACTGGAGTCTGGCCGGTATAGAAGGAGTGGCTCTTGGCCCAGCCCAGGCCGAAACGTATAGATAGGCTGCCCTTCTGAGCGGCCTTGTCCTGGGCGCCGGGATCGGCGGTCACGTATAGGCCGGGAATGCCGATGGAGCCACCGGCCCGGGCAATTTCCATGAGCGAATTGAGCACGGCGGCGGGCACTTCCTCCTTTGCTGTCCAGCCCTCGCCATGAGCTTCGAACCCCACGCAATCGACGGCACAGTCCACTTCGGGCACTCCCAGAATCTGGGTAATTTGCTGCGCCAAGGTTGCGTCTTGGGTCAGGTCTACGGTTTCGCAGCCGAAGGAGCGGGCGTGGGCAAGGCGGGCATGGTTCAGGTCGCCCACTATGACCACAGCTGCGCCCAGTAATTGAGATGAAGCCGCGGCAGCTAGTCCAACTGGCCCAGCCCCGGCGATGTAGACTGTGGCCCCTGGCCTCACGCCGGCGCGGATGGCGCCGTGGAAGCCGGTGGGGAAAATGTCGCTCAGCATGGTCAGGTCGCGGATTTTCTCCATGGCCTGGGCCTTGTCTGGGAACTTCAGCAGGTTGAAATCGGCGTAGGGCACCATCACGTATTCGGCCTGCCCGCCTACCCAGCCGCCCATGTCGACGTAGCCGTAGGCGCCCCCGGCGCGGCCCTCGTTCACGGTCAGGCAGATGCCGGTTTGCTGCTCGCGGCAGTTGCGGCAGCGGCCGCAAGCCACGTTAAACGGTACCGATACCAGGTCGCCTTTTTTCAGTAACTCCACGTCGTCGCCGGTTTCGATGACCTCGCCCGTGATTTCGTGGCCCAGCACCAGGCCCGGTGCCGCCGTGGTCCGGCCGCGCACCATGTGCTGGTCGGAGCCGCAGATGTTGGTGGACACGACTTTCAAAATGACCCCGTGGGTGATTTTTCGGCCCTTGGGGTTTTTCAGCTCCGGAAAATCTATGCCTTGAACCTCGACTTTGCCGGGTCCCAGATACACTACGCCTCTATTGTCTGCCATGGCTATAGGGAATTAGGAGGGTGAGAAAAACCTGTCAGGAACCAGCCGGGCCGCGGTAGTTATCGCGCTGGTTGGGCCAAGGCCTGCACGCCGGCTTGAGCCACGGCGTGGTCATTTTCGACCGAGTCGCCCGATACGCCGATGGCGCCCATGTTGCCGCCATCGTGCCCAGGAATGGGGATGCCGCCGGGAAAGGTGATGAGGCCGCCGTTGGAATGCTCGATGTTGAACAAGGGGCCGCCGGGCTGCGAAAGCTTGCCGATTTCGCCGGTGGGCATGTCGAAGAAGCGGGCCGTTTTGGCCTTCTTAATGGAGATGTCGAGCGAACCCAGCCAAGCGTCGTCCATGCGGATGAAGGCCACGAGGTTGGCGCCCGCATCGACCACGGCGATGTTCATCTTGACATTCAGCTCAATGGCTTTCTGGTGCGCGGCCTGCAGGGCCGTTTGTGCTTGTGCTAGGGTAATGCCCATGGGTGCTGATTGGTTTAGGTGGAAAAAGGTGTGCTGCCCGCATGTGCGGGGCAGTGTTCTTCACCCAACTCGCAGCCCTGGGATTTGGTTACGACGGCCCAGCTACCAATTTCGGCAGCGTTTGCGTTTACTCCGATTTACCCCGGCACCTTAGCCAAACAGCACCGGCGGGCTTAGCGCCAGGCGCCAGGCTATTGCCACCATCACAGCCAGCCCAACCAGTCCCCAGGCCACGTACGTAGGCTTGGGGCGGCGCACGGTTTCCGAAAACACCTCGTTCTGGCAGCTAAGCGCCAGGGGCAATATCAGCAGGCCCATCATCAACAAGTGGAGGCCTTCGTGCAGCGAAAAATACGGGACCTTGGTGAGGGCGATAAAGATGCCCCCGGCCAACCAGGGGATAAACAAGGTAAAAACCACCATGAGCCGCCGGTTTTCGTAGCGCATCACCGTGCGGGAGTCGTGGGCCTGCAGGAAGGCCACGGCGGCAAAGTAGCCCAACGCCAGCTGCACCAAGCCGGCAATAAGGGCCAGCAGTACGTTGGCCACGTTGCCCATGCGGAGCACCCAGTCGGGCACGTACCAGAAGCCCGAATGCGTAAACGTGTCGGCGAGCAAGGCGCCAAACACGGCGTTGCAGCTGTGAAAAGCCACCCAGAGCAAGAGCAGCTTCAGCTGGCCGCGGTGGGCCCGCTTTTGCCGCCAGAACCACCAGAACGCGCCTATTCCTAACAGAAAGCAAACCGCTGGACCCACGCTGTATACGGCGATAACGGCCGTGCTGAACCACTCATTGTCGGCCAGGCTGTAGGTGATGACGCTGGGGTTCCAACGGCCGCGGAGCTCGTAAAAGTGCGACACTTCCATCTTCGCCGCCTGGTGCAGGCCCCACACCAGATAGTAAGCCAATACATACAAGGCCGTGCCGTTGAGGGCGGAAATCAGGAACTTGCTTGTATTGGTTTGCTGAGGAGCGGACGACGGCGTAGCAGTTTCCGGTTGCATAGGCGGACTTTACATATCGCATAAAATAAGGCGAATCAGCAAAACTAAGCAGCTCAGCCCAATTTTTGCAAGGCAGCCCGGGGCCGGCCAAATGGCGCCCGGCTGGCTTTTGCGCCCTACGGTTCGTACCTTCGCGGACTGAAAAACTGCCCTCTGTGAAGAATATTCGTAACTTTTGCATCATTGCCCACATCGACCACGGTAAAAGCACGTTGGCGGACCGCCTGCTTGAGTTTACCAGCACCGTGGCCAAGCGCGACATGCAGGCCCAGCTGCTCGACAACATGGACCTGGAGCGCGAGCGCGGCATCACCATCAAGAGCCACGCCATCCAGATGCAGTTTCCCTACAAAGGGGAAATCTACACGCTGAACCTGATTGATACCCCCGGCCACGTCGACTTTAGCTACGAGGTGAGCCGCAGCATTGCCGCCTGCGAAGGCGCCCTGCTCATTGTGGACGCCTCGCAAGGCATCGAAGCCCAAACGATTTCCAACCTGTACCTCGCCATCGGGGCCGACCTGGAAATCATTCCGGTGCTCAATAAAATTGACCTCCCGCACGCCATGCCGGAGGAGGTGACCGACGAAATCGTGGACCTTATCGGCTGCAAACCGGAGGATATTCTCCACGCTTCGGGCAAAACCGGCATCGGCATCGAAGCTATTCTCAATGCCATTTGCGACCGGATTCCGGCGCCGAAAGGCGACCCGCAAGCCCCCTTGCAGGCCCTGATTTTCGACTCGGTGTACAACTCGTACCGCGGCATCGAAGTCCTGTTCCGCATCAAGAACGGTACCATGCGCAAGGGCGACAAAGTGAAGTTCATGGCCACCGGCAAGGAATACGGCGCCGATGAAATTGGCATTCTGGGCCTGAACCAGGAGCCGCGGCAGGAAATGAGCGCCGGCAACGTGGGCTACCTCATCTCGGGCATCAAGGAAGCCCGCGAGGTAAAGGTGGGCGACACCATTACGCACGTAAACCGGCCCACGCCGGATGCCATCCAGGGTTTTGCCGACGTGAAGCCGATGGTATTCGCCGGCATTTACCCGGTCGAAACCACCGAGTACGAAGAGCTGCGCTCCAGCATGGAAAAGCTTCAGCTCAACGACGCCTCCCTGGTCTGGGAGCCCGAAACATCGGTGGCGCTGGGCTTTGGCTTCCGCTGCGGCTTCCTGGGCATGCTGCACATGGAAATCGTGCAGGAGCGCCTCGAGCGTGAGTTCAACATGACGGTCATCACCACGGTACCGAGCGTGCAGTTCCACGCCATCGGTACCAAGGACCAGATGCTAACCATCAACGCGCCTTCGGAAATGCCGGAGCCCAACTTGATTAAGCTGATTGAGGAGCCGTTCATCAAGGCGCAGATTATTACGGCGTCGGAGTACGTGGGCCCCATTATCACGCTGTGCATGGAGAAACGCGGCATCATCAAGGGCCAGTCGTACCTCACTTCCGAGCGGGTTGAGCTGAGTTTCGAGCTGCCGCTGTCGGAAATTGTGTTTGACTTCTTTGATAAGCTCAAAACCATCAGCCGGGGCTACGCTTCGCTGGATTACGAGCTGATTGGCTTCCGCGAAGCCGATATGGTGAAGCTGGACGTGATGCTTAACGGCGAGAAGGTCGATGCCCTCTCCGCCATCGTGCACCGCTCCAAGAGCTACGACTGGGGCCGCCGCCTTTGCGAGAAGCTGCGCGAGCTGCTGCCCCGCCAGATGTTCGACATCGCCATTCAGGCCAGTATCGGCCAGAAAATCATTGCCCGCGAAACGGTCAAGGCCCTCCGCAAAAACGTAATTGCCAAGTGCTACGGCGGCGACATCAGCCGCAAGCGCAAGCTGCTCGAAAAGCAGAAAGAAGGCAAGAAGCGGATGCGCTCCGTGGGCTCCGTAGAAATCCCGCAAGAAGCCTTCCTGGCAGTTTTGAAAATCGATTGATTTGTAAAGAGCGGCTTTCGGGCCGCTCTTTTTTTTAAGGTCCCGCTGGAGAAGGAAGCATCTTATCACGGCCTCTTTCGTCAGAATTTACAAACCCATGCGGCGCGAGGCGTGAGAAGGTCCTTCGCGGTGCTCAGGATAACAAACGCACTTTTATGAGCCCAGTTCAAACCAACAACCTCATCGACGGCAAACAAACCGCCGAGGACATCAAAGCCGAAATCGCCATTGAGGTCGCCAGCCTGAGAGTCGCCGGCGAAAAGGTGCCGCACCTGGCCGCCATCCTCGTGGGGCACGACGGCGGCTCCGAAACCTACGTGCGCAACAAGGTGCTAGCCTGCGAGCGGGTTGGCTTTCAATCTACGCTCTTGCGCTACGAAGACGATATCAGCGAGGCGGACCTGCTGGCCAAAGTAAACGAGCTGAACAACGACCCCGAGATTGACGGCTTCATTGTGCAACTGCCGTTGCCGGCCCACATCAACCCCGAGAAAGTCATCGAAGCCATTCGGCCGGAGAAGGACGTGGACGGTTTTCACCCCATGAACATTGGGCGCATGGTGGCCGGATTGCCGGCTTTGCTGCCCGCCACGCCGTCCGGCATTGTGGAGCTGCTCAGCCGCTGGGGCATCAAAACCAGTGGCAAGCACTGCGTGGTTATTGGCCGTTCCAACATCGTGGGGACGCCGGTTAGCATCCTGTTGGCCAAAAACCTGGATACGGCAAACTGCACTGTTACTTTATGCCATTCGCGCACGCAGAACCTGGCCGAAATCTGCCGGACGGCTGACATTGTGGTGGCTGCCATTGGCCGGCCCGAGTTTGTGACGGCCGACATGGTGCGGCCCGGCGCCGTGGTGATTGACGTTGGCACGACCCGGGTAGCCGACGCCAACAAGAAGAGCGGCTATACGCTGAAAGGAGACGTGAACTTTGCCGAGGTAGCGCCCCTGGCTTCGGCCATTACCCCGGTGCCGGGTGGCGTGGGTCCGATGACCATTGCCATGCTGCTGTTGAACACCCTGCGCGCTGCTAAAGGCGAAATATATCCCAAATCAGGAAGCTGATTTTTGGAATATTTGGTTAAGCTATCTGCAAACCGTACTTTTAAAGTCCGGCATTGGGAACGGTGTGTTCCTGTGCCAGCGTTCAGTAAGCTTAGCTTTCTGTCGATTTTCGTTATGATTCCTGTGAGTATACTTTCTTCTGATATTATTGCACCGAGTGGTGCTACGGCCGCGTTCGAAGCCGGCGTTATGCTGCCTGTTATGGAGCAGTTTTACACCATCCAGGGCGAGGGATATAACACCGGCCGGGCCGCTTATTTCATTCGGCTCGGGGGCTGCGACGTGGGCTGCCATTGGTGCGACGTAAAGGAATCGTGGGATGCCGATGCGCACCCCCGTCAGTCCATTGCCCAACTGGTAGAAGCCGTGCTGGCCCACCCGGGCCGCGACGTGGTGATTACCGGCGGCGAGCCGCTCATGCACGAGCTGGGCCCGCTCACGGCGGCCCTGCAGGCAGCCGGCTGCCGCACCTGGCTCGAAACTTCGGGCGCCCACCCGTTGTCCGGCACCTGGGATTGGATATGCCTTTCGCCTAAAAAATTCAAAGCGCCGCTGCCCGATGTGCTGGCGGCGGCCCACGAGCTGAAGGTGGTTGTGTTTAATGGCCACGATTTTGCTTGGGCCGAAGAACACGCGGCGCTGGTACCGGCCAGCACCCGCCTTTACTTACAGCCGGAATGGAGCCGCGCGGCTCGCATGACGCCCGAACTGGTGGAGTACGTGAAGCAGCACCCGCGCTGGCAGGTGTCGCTTCAGACCCACAAATACCTTGACATCCCGTAGCCTATCCTATGCGTTGCAATTCAGTGTTGGGGGCGTTCCGCCTCGGAATGATGTTTCTGTTGTGGCTGGCCACGGCGGAAGCTGCTTGGAGCCAGATGCCCGTCAAGGTGCAAACGCCCACCAACACCAAGGCCCGCAACCTGCTCGAGAAAGCCCAGCAGCAAACCAAGGAGCGGGACTTTATCAAGGCCATTGAAACGCTGAACCAGCTCAACCAGAAGTTTCCCTCCTTCGGGGAGCCTTACCTGCTGAAAGGCTCGTTGCTGAAAGCCATCGGCGACAACCGGGGTGCCCTGGCCGCCTACCGCGACGGCCTGAGCAAAGTGCCCACTGATGCGGTCCATGCGTCGGAATACCAAATGCTCGGGGACTTAGCCTTGAGCTACGGAGAATACCAAACGGCGATGGATGCCTACAAGCAGCTGCTGAAAGTGGCCCCCAAAACGCAGAGAAACCTGGCCAAATCGCAGCGCCAGCTGCTGACCTGTGAGTTTGCGCTGGAGGCCATGAAGCACCCCGTGGGCGAAGCGCCCGTGCCACTGCCCGCGCCGATGAACAGCTTTAAGTTTCAGTATTTCCCGGCCCTGACGGCCGATAACCGCTTTCTGCTGTTTACGGGGCGGCCGGCCGCCAGCAGTGGCGAGGATTTATTTGTGAGCCGGCAAAACAAGGACGGCTCGTTTGGGGCGCCGGTGTCGATATCGCCGGCCATCAACACGAGCTACAACGAAGGCGCCGGCTCCATTTCGGGCGATGGCAAAACCCTGGTTTTTGCTTCCTGCGACCGGCCCAAGGCCATTGGCAACTGCGACCTGTACATTTCGCGCCGGACCGGCAACAACTGGAGCAAGCCCGTGAACCTCGGCACCAACGTCAACTCCACGGAGTGGGACTCGCAGCCCACGCTTTCGGCCGATGGGCGCACGCTGTACTTCACCTCGACCCGCCGCGGCGGCCAAGGCCAGGAAGACATTTACGTAACCACCCTGCAGCCCGATGGCACCTGGAGCGCGGCCCAGAACCTAGGCACTCCCGTCAACACGCCGGGCAAGGACATGGCCCCGTTTATTCACGCCAGCGGCACCACGCTGTACTACGTGACCGACGGGCTGGTGGGCATGGGCGGGCTCGACGTGTTTCGGTGCGAGAAAACCGCGGCCGGCAAGTGGAGCGAGCCCCGCAACCTGGGCTACCCGCTCAATACGTTCGAAAACGAAGCCTCGCTCTTCATTACCTCGGATAACCAGAAAGGCTTTTGCTCGCGCAGCCGCGTGTCGGATGAGCCGCTGAACGGGGCCCGCATGACCCGCGAGCGGCCCGTTGAGCTGTTTAGCTTTTCGGTGCCGGCGCCGGTGAAGGCCCGTGAAACCAGTACCTATACCCAGGGCCGCGTATTCGATGCCATCACCAAAAAACCGCTCAAGGCCGAGGTGAAGCTCTACGACGTGGAAACCGACGAGCTGACGCAGTTCGTGACTTCCGACCCGGAGTATGGCGACTACACGGTGGTGCTGAACGAGGGGCACCACTACGCCATGTACGCGGCCGCCGACAAGTACCTGCTCAAAAGCCTCAGCTTCGATTATACCGACCAGCACACCTTCGATCCGTTAACCCTGGATATTTACCTGGAGCCGGTGCGCTCGGGGCGCAGCGTGGTATTGAACAACCTGTTTTTTGATACCAACAAGTACGACCTCAAGCCGCAGTCGCGCACGGAGCTGAACCGGCTCATCGAGTTTCTGCGGCAGTACCGGGACGTGCAAATCGAGGTATCGGGCTACACCGACAACGTGGGCACGCCCGAGGCCAACCTCCAGTTATCGGAGCGACGGGCGCAGTCGGTGGTGGCTTACTTGTCCAGCCACGGCATTTCGCCCAATCGCCTGCGCTCCAAAGGGTACGGCGAGGGCCACGCGCTGGCTGCCAACGACACCGAAGGCCACCGCCAGCTCAACCGCCGCATCGAGCTTCATATCCTGTAAGCGGTTTACCCTGGCAAACCACGGCAGTCAGGCGACCTAAGCAAAAAGATGGGAAACGTGATTTTACTTAAAGTAACACTTTAGATAAGTGAAAATATAATAGGATTTGCGCTCAAAAAAATATGGCTCGCCCGTTGGCGGGCTTTTTTTTTGTCTCTTTGCGGACTTTTTTTAATTAAAACAAGGAGCTATAAATGAGCTATTTATATGTAGGCAAAGAAACTGGTTGATTAAAAAAGTGCCAAAAAAAATTATTTGTGTTCAAAAAATTATTGTGCTTACGTTTGGTCCAGACAATCACTAACGAATTGGCCATTCACTCATCTTTTCACCCATTACCCACTACCCATGAAAACTTTGTTCCTAGCTGCCTGCATTACGGCAAGTGTTTGTTCGGCTTCGGCTGCTGTAGCTGGTGGCCCCGGCGATGGCGCCTATTCGCAGGCCATGATTAGCCGCGCTACCACGCTTACCCGGGCCCTGGCTAACCGCATCCATTTCAACGAGGCGCAGTACGTGGCCGTGAAGCAGCTGCACCTGAACATGCTCACCGAGCGCCGCGACCTGGAAATTCTTCTAAACGGCGCCAGCGCCGAAGAGCGCGACGCCCAGCTCTCGTGGGCCCAGCAGCGTTACGAAAGCGAACTGATGTACTTGCTCAAGCCGCAGCAGCTGGTGGCCTATCAGTCGCTCCGCACCAACTTTACCGCGCACAGCCTTAAATAGGGGAGGGCGCCAACCCCTTCACTGCTGAACACGAAAAAGCCCGCTCCTTAGAGCGGGCTTTTTGTTTGGGGCGTCAATCCTTAAGACTTAAGCACGCTCGCTCATGGGCACATAGTCGCGCTCCAGTTCGCCGGTGTAAATCTGGCGGGGGCGGCCGATGGGCTCCTTATTCTCGCGCATTTCCTTCCACTGGGCAATCCAGCCGGGCAGGCGGCCCAGGGCGAACATCACCGTGAACATCTCGGTGGGGATGCCCAAGGCTTTGTAAATGATGCCGGAATAGAAGTCAACGTTGGGGTACAGCTTGCGCTCGATGAAGTACTGGTCGGTGAGGGCGGCTTGCTCGAGCTCCTGCGCGATTTTCAGCAGCGGGCTGTCTTTCAAACCCAGGGCTTGCAGTACTTCGTCGGCCGCCTTCTTGATGATGGTGGCGCGGGGGTCGAAGTTCTTATACACGCGGTGGCCGAAGCCCATGAGGCGGAACGAGTCGTTCTTGTCCTTGGCCTTGGCAATCCACTTGCTGGTGTCGCCGCCGTCGGCCTCAATGGCTTCCAGCATTTCAATAACCTCCTGGTTGGCGCCGCCGTGCAGCGGGCCCCACAGTGCGTTGATACCAGCCGAAACCGAGCCGTAGAGGCTGGCGTTGGCCGAGCCCACGAGGCGCACGGTGCTGGTGGAGCAGTTTTGCTCGTGGTCGGCGTGCAGGATGAGCAGCTTGTTCAGGGCGCTCACCACCACAGGGTTGATTTCATACTTCTCGGTAGGGAAGCTGAACATCATGTACAGGAAGTTGGCGCAGTAGTCGAGGTCGTTGCGCGGGTAGATGAGCGGGTGGCCCACCGAGTTTTTGTAGCTCCAGGCGGCAATGGTCGAAATCTTGGCCATGA
This region of Hymenobacter sedentarius genomic DNA includes:
- the lepA gene encoding translation elongation factor 4, yielding MKNIRNFCIIAHIDHGKSTLADRLLEFTSTVAKRDMQAQLLDNMDLERERGITIKSHAIQMQFPYKGEIYTLNLIDTPGHVDFSYEVSRSIAACEGALLIVDASQGIEAQTISNLYLAIGADLEIIPVLNKIDLPHAMPEEVTDEIVDLIGCKPEDILHASGKTGIGIEAILNAICDRIPAPKGDPQAPLQALIFDSVYNSYRGIEVLFRIKNGTMRKGDKVKFMATGKEYGADEIGILGLNQEPRQEMSAGNVGYLISGIKEAREVKVGDTITHVNRPTPDAIQGFADVKPMVFAGIYPVETTEYEELRSSMEKLQLNDASLVWEPETSVALGFGFRCGFLGMLHMEIVQERLEREFNMTVITTVPSVQFHAIGTKDQMLTINAPSEMPEPNLIKLIEEPFIKAQIITASEYVGPIITLCMEKRGIIKGQSYLTSERVELSFELPLSEIVFDFFDKLKTISRGYASLDYELIGFREADMVKLDVMLNGEKVDALSAIVHRSKSYDWGRRLCEKLRELLPRQMFDIAIQASIGQKIIARETVKALRKNVIAKCYGGDISRKRKLLEKQKEGKKRMRSVGSVEIPQEAFLAVLKID
- a CDS encoding bifunctional 5,10-methylenetetrahydrofolate dehydrogenase/5,10-methenyltetrahydrofolate cyclohydrolase, encoding MSPVQTNNLIDGKQTAEDIKAEIAIEVASLRVAGEKVPHLAAILVGHDGGSETYVRNKVLACERVGFQSTLLRYEDDISEADLLAKVNELNNDPEIDGFIVQLPLPAHINPEKVIEAIRPEKDVDGFHPMNIGRMVAGLPALLPATPSGIVELLSRWGIKTSGKHCVVIGRSNIVGTPVSILLAKNLDTANCTVTLCHSRTQNLAEICRTADIVVAAIGRPEFVTADMVRPGAVVIDVGTTRVADANKKSGYTLKGDVNFAEVAPLASAITPVPGGVGPMTIAMLLLNTLRAAKGEIYPKSGS
- a CDS encoding 7-carboxy-7-deazaguanine synthase QueE, coding for MEQFYTIQGEGYNTGRAAYFIRLGGCDVGCHWCDVKESWDADAHPRQSIAQLVEAVLAHPGRDVVITGGEPLMHELGPLTAALQAAGCRTWLETSGAHPLSGTWDWICLSPKKFKAPLPDVLAAAHELKVVVFNGHDFAWAEEHAALVPASTRLYLQPEWSRAARMTPELVEYVKQHPRWQVSLQTHKYLDIP
- a CDS encoding OmpA family protein, which gives rise to MRCNSVLGAFRLGMMFLLWLATAEAAWSQMPVKVQTPTNTKARNLLEKAQQQTKERDFIKAIETLNQLNQKFPSFGEPYLLKGSLLKAIGDNRGALAAYRDGLSKVPTDAVHASEYQMLGDLALSYGEYQTAMDAYKQLLKVAPKTQRNLAKSQRQLLTCEFALEAMKHPVGEAPVPLPAPMNSFKFQYFPALTADNRFLLFTGRPAASSGEDLFVSRQNKDGSFGAPVSISPAINTSYNEGAGSISGDGKTLVFASCDRPKAIGNCDLYISRRTGNNWSKPVNLGTNVNSTEWDSQPTLSADGRTLYFTSTRRGGQGQEDIYVTTLQPDGTWSAAQNLGTPVNTPGKDMAPFIHASGTTLYYVTDGLVGMGGLDVFRCEKTAAGKWSEPRNLGYPLNTFENEASLFITSDNQKGFCSRSRVSDEPLNGARMTRERPVELFSFSVPAPVKARETSTYTQGRVFDAITKKPLKAEVKLYDVETDELTQFVTSDPEYGDYTVVLNEGHHYAMYAAADKYLLKSLSFDYTDQHTFDPLTLDIYLEPVRSGRSVVLNNLFFDTNKYDLKPQSRTELNRLIEFLRQYRDVQIEVSGYTDNVGTPEANLQLSERRAQSVVAYLSSHGISPNRLRSKGYGEGHALAANDTEGHRQLNRRIELHIL
- a CDS encoding citrate synthase; translated protein: MAESAELILDGKSISLPVIEGTEHEKAFDIGKLRDQTGYVTLDSGYKNTGATKSAITFLDGEEGILRYRGYPIEQLAEKSNFLEVAYLLIYGALPTQAEFDNFKYQITQHTLIHEDIRKILDGFPSSAHPMGILSSLVCSLTAFYPKSIAPEISKEELDLNIVRLMAKISTIAAWSYKNSVGHPLIYPRNDLDYCANFLYMMFSFPTEKYEINPVVVSALNKLLILHADHEQNCSTSTVRLVGSANASLYGSVSAGINALWGPLHGGANQEVIEMLEAIEADGGDTSKWIAKAKDKNDSFRLMGFGHRVYKNFDPRATIIKKAADEVLQALGLKDSPLLKIAQELEQAALTDQYFIERKLYPNVDFYSGIIYKALGIPTEMFTVMFALGRLPGWIAQWKEMRENKEPIGRPRQIYTGELERDYVPMSERA